From the Pseudomonas sp. VD-NE ins genome, the window CTCAGCCATCACCAGCAGTGCAAAGAAACCGAGGCTGTAGGTCAGCGGCCGACGCACACGCAACAGATTTAATAGCAGCGGCACACAGGCGAGACCCAGCGGCAGCAACAGACTGCTCAGATGCAGACTGCCCTGGGCGAGGCCGAACAGTGTCCAGCAGGTCAGATCGATGAGGATCGCGGTCTGCACCAACCGGCGCGTGGCGGCGGGCGGATAATCGATGTGGCGCAGGTAAAGGTACAGCACCGGGATCGCGGTAATCGCGAACACCAGACCCACGGCCAGCGAGTTGAGCCACGGTTGCGCCGGCAGTAGCCAATACGCCGCGGCAAGGCCACAGGCGAACGGCACGACAAAACTCGGCACGGCGATTTTCACACTTTGGCGATCGAGTTTCAGATCGATCACGTCACTGAGAATGTGCCCGAGCAGCAAGGCAAAGCTCAGGCTGTAGAGGTTTTTCAGCCAGTCTGGCGCGATCAGTTCGGCGCCACTGAGCTGCCAGCCCGGTTCGATCCAGAAGTACATCAGCAGCGGCAAGCCGAAGCTCGCCAGCAGCAACTGGCTGACAATCGGGATCAGGCCGAAATGGCGGCCAATACGAGTGGCCACGGCGAACAGCGCCATGGCCAGCACCCAGAAACCGAGGACCATCACGTTGCTGGCTCCGCGACTGTCGCGGCGTGTTCGTGACGTCCGGCCCACGGTGCGAGCATGAAGCTGAAGGCCAGACCGAGGCTCACCGACAGGCCGAAATTGCTCACCGCCGGTGTGCTGGAAACCGCCAGCAAACCAAACGACAGCCACGTCGTCACAGCGGCGAGCAAGGTGCCAAGCAGGCTCACCGCCGCACCACCGACTTGTTCACGCATGAGAATCGCGTAGTCGACGCTGATCGCCGTGACCAGCAGCAGGCCGAACAGGCTGAACAGGGTCAGTGGCTGACCGAGCCAGCCAAGGCTGGCCAGACTGCACAGCGCCGCGAGCAGCGGCAGGGCAACAATGCGCAGCGCGCCGCCGAGACCAAATGGCAGCATCAACACCAGCACGATCAACACACAGGAGGCGAGTTTCAGTTCAGCAGCGCTGATTTGCGTGGCGGCAAAAACTTCATTCAATTCCCCGAGGCGATCGACCAACACCACCCCTGGCAAATCGAGCGCCTGTACCCGCAGCAGCGCCGGGTTATTCAATCCTTGCAGACTGGTCATTGCCGCCACGCCGTCTTCGCTCGGACCGAGCCAGAGCGTGCGATAAGGCTCGCCGAGCGGGCCGGCCAATGCCGCGTCGATGTCTTCGGCGGGCACAGTCTGCAATTGCTGTAGTTCGCTTTGCAGCGCGGCGAGCGGCACGCCGAGGTCGAGCAGTGGCTGCCAATATTGCGGCAGTTTGTTCAGTGCCTGGCGTACCTGTTCTTGCTGGTTCGGCGGGCTGACCAGTTGATCGAGGGCGAGATAGCCTTGCAGCTTGTCGAGGTTGACCAGTTGCTCCAGACGCTCGCTCAGCGCGGCCTGCCGCTCGAGCAATTGCTGCTGATTGTTGGCGCGCACGAGGAAAAACTGGCTGGTCGGCTGATAGCCGGTGATGCGCGCGATGGTCTGCGCTTCGTCGGTCAGATGTTGCGGTGCGCCGACCCATTGGCGGATGTCATTCTTGCTTTGCAGCTGCACCAGACCACCCACACAGAAGGCGATCAGCAGCGCCAGCAACACCGGCGTACGCACGCGTTCGAGGAGTTTTTCGCGCAGGTTGACCATGCGCTCGGCCAGATGCAGCGGCCATTGCGCGGGACGCAGTTCGACGTTTTTCAACAGCGCCGGCAACAGGCATACCGCCGACAAATACGCGCCGAGCAGGCCGGCGGCAGAGAACACGGCGATTTGCGTCAGCGCCGGGAACGGCGTCCACGCCAGTGCCAGATAACCGATGGCGCTGGTGATCAGACTCAGGGTCAGACCAGAAAGCGTCAAACGCAACGCCGGCCAACTGCGCCAAGGCTTCAGGCTCCAGCTCTTCGATAGATAATGCAGCGGATAATCCACCGCCACGCCGATCAGACTGGAACCGAGCACCAGCGTCATCACATGCATATGGCCGAACAGCGCCACACACGCCACCGCGCCGAACAGCATGCCGACCAGCACCGGCACGAACGCCAGCAACACGCGCCAGCGACGAAAAGCGAGCAACAGCAGCAGCAGAATGCCGACCGTGGCACCGCCACCGACCCAGGTCATTTCGCGAGTCGCTTGCTGCTGACCGTTGGCCGCATACAACAGGCCACTGGCGGCCAGCAGTTGCACGTCTGATTTCGCGGCCTGCTCGCGGCTGTGTTGCAGCAGCGCGGCGACTTGCAGCGGCAGGTTCATATCGAAGGCATTGCCGGTGGTGCGTGCGCGCAGCAGCACCCAGCTCTTGCCGTCGGCATCGGCAATCAACGCGCCGCTGCCGATGTCCAGTTGTACCGAACCGTGCTGCGGCTGGCTGTTCTGGATGCGCCCGGTCAGGCCGAGCCAGTCGTCCTGACTCGGCACCAGACTGAAACCGCTGAACGGGTCGAACAACGCCTGCACCCGTTGCTGAATGAACACGTCGGGGTGTTCGATCAGCAATTGTCGGTCGTCCGCCGAGAGCATCGCCAATCGCCCTTGCAACAGTTGTGTGCGCAGCGCTGGCAGGTCTGCTTGCAGATTCCACTGCACCTTTTCGAACAGGCCGCTGGCTTGCCATTGCTCGCCCAGCGTCTGCGCCATGGCCACGGCTTGCTGGCGATCGGCGTGGCCGACCAGCACCAGCATTTCGCGGTTGAGCGGCTCCTGCATGCGTTGCTCGGCGCGCTGTTCAAGGGCGTCCGGGTGAGTGCCGGGCACCAGCTCCATCAGGTTCGCCGACAGGGGCGCACCGTCGCGCCATTGCCAACCGGCCAACGCGACGACCGCCAGCAGCAGGATCAGGAAAAACCAGGGCAGCCTGCGTTCACTCGGCAAAGTCATGTTGCTCCGCGTCGCTCAACGGTTGGCCAGCGGTGCTGTCCTGCATGCGCAGCACGGTGCTGTCGCCCTGGGTTTCCAGCAGTTCGATGGTTTGCACCAACGTGCCGCCGTCGATATTGATCTGGTTGAACACTTGCTTGAGCAGCAGGGAACGCGGGGTCAGGGTGAGTTTCCACTGCTGTGCGTCGCCGCTCAGCGCCAGTTCGAAATCCCGTTGCAGGCCACTGCTGTCACCTTGCAACACGGCGAGGAACAAACGGTTTTGCTCGGCGCCGGCGCTCTTGTTCGGCAACAACTGCCAGCCATTGCTGTCACGCCGGGCGATGCCCTTGGCGGTGATACGGTAATCCTGCTGCAGCGGCGTTTTCAGCAACCAGAGCAGGCCGTGGTTTTTGGCGAGGACGAAACTGCCCTTGCTGATCAGCGGCTGGGGCAGGGCGCGCAGGTGTTTTTCCTGTGTGAAATGGCCGTGGATCACGTCCGGTTTCGCCAGTTGCGCGCTCAGTTGTTGCAGGTCGAAGGCATTGGCCAGCGCTGACATCGTCAGCAGCACCAATACGCTCAGGCTTTTAACCAAAACATTCATCGCAGCATCCTTTCCACGGCATCGGTGAAGACTTTCGGCGAAGCCAGTTGCATCTCGCGGCTGCTGACTTCAACGGCGACCTGCACCGAGCTGGCGCGGGTCAGGCGCTCGCCGCTGTGCAGGTCGGTGATCAGGTAATTGATCTTCAGACGGTTTTCCCATTCGACCAGACTGGCGCGCACATTCAGGCGCTGACCGAACACCGCGCCGCGCACATAGCGCAGTTGCAGGTCGATGACCGGCCAGGCGAACCCGGACTCGACCATGTGCGTGTAGTTGTGGCCGATCTTGTCGAGCAGCGCGCAACGCGCCACTTCGAGGTATTTGACGTAATGGCCGTGCCAGACGACGTGCATGGTGTCGATGTCGAAAAACGGCACAAGGATTTCCGTGTCGGCGTGAAGCACTCCGGCGCTACGCATGCAGCCTCCAGTGTTGCGCGGCGATGCGTTGCAGGCACAGGCGCAATTCGCCTTCCAGGGCACGGTCTTCGATCACCGGCGGGAAGTCCTTGGCCAATTCTGCGTGCATCGCCGCCAGCGATGGCGGCAGCGGCCGGGCGTCTTCGGCCTGGGCGCGCAGCCACACGCCTTGGTTGGCGGCGAGCAGGGTGGCGGCGGCGACCTGTTCGGTCAGCTCCAGCACGCGGATCGCATCGCGGGCGGCGATGGTGCCCATGCTCACCTTGTCCTGGTTATGGCACTCGGTGGAGCGCGAGAACACGCTGGCCGGCATGGTGTTTTTCAGCGCTTCGGCGGTCCAGGCGCTGGTGCCGATCTGCACGGCTTTGAAGCCATGGTTGATCATCGCGCGGTCCGCTGGCGCGCCGGAGAGATTGCTCGGCAGACCGTGGTTGTAGCGCTCGTCGACCAGCAAAGCGAGCTGGCGATCCAACAGGTCGGCGACGTTGGCCACGAGGTTTTTCAGGCTGTCCATGGCGAACGCAATGTGGCCGCCGTAGAAATGCCCGCCGTGCAGCACGCGTTCGGCTTCGGCGTCGATGATCGGGTTGTCGTTGGCGCTGTTCAGTTCGGTTTCGATAAACGAACGCAGCCAGTTCAGGCTGTCGGCCAACACGCCGAGCACGTGCGGTGCGCAGCGCAGCGAATAGCGATCTTGCAGGCGATGCAGCGGCGCGGTCGGCGCGTCGATCGCCAGATCCTTGCGCAGCCACGCAGCGACCTGCATTTGCCCAGGATGCGGTTTGGCGGCGAACAGACGCTCGTCGAAGTGCTCCGGATTGCCTTGCAGCGCGACCACATTGAGCGCGGTGATGCGCGTGGCCAGTTGCAGCAGGTAGTCGGCGCGAGCGAAAGCGAGGCAGGCGAGACCGGTCATCACCGCAGTGCCGTTCATCAGTGCCAAGGCTTCTTTCGGGCGCAGCACCAGTGGCGTCCAGCCGAGTTCGCGATGCACGTCGGCGGCCTGACGGCGTTCGCCACGGAACATCACTTCACGCTCGCCGGAGAGTGTCGCGGCGACGTAGGACAGCGGCGTCAGATCGCCGCTGGCACCGACCGAGCCTTCCTCGGGAATCAGCGGCAGGATGTCGTATTCGAGAAACGCGTGCAGGCGTTCGAGAAGCTCTACGCGCACTCCGGAAACACCGTGGCACAACGACTGCAAACGTGCCGCCAGCACCGCACGTGTGGCTTGTGCATCAAGCAGTTTGCCCAGCCCGCAGCCGTGGAAGGTGTAGAGATGACGCGGCAGCGCTTCGACGTGATGCAACGGCACCGCGACCACGCAGGAGTCGCCGTAGCCGGTGGTCACGCCGTAGATCACGCCTTCCTTGTCCAGCAGCGAATCGAGGAACCGCGCGCCCTTGGCGATGCGTTCGCGATAGTCGGCGTCGCTCTGCAACTGCACGGGTGCCTGACGGTTGGCCAGGGCCAGCACGTCTTCGATGCGCAAAGGGCGTTCGCCGAAGGTTACCGGCTCATGGGTTGGCGTGGTCATCGGTCTTCCAGAAAGGGTAAAAGTTGAACCATTGTTGCGGCGCTTCGAGGCAATAGTGACTCAGGCGCTGCGCATACCGGGTGGCCCACTGATGAATGACCTGCTCGCGCTCGCTGCGCTTCCATACCACGGCGTCGGCGAAGGGCTCGAGGGTCAGGCGATAGTGGCCGTCCGGCTGTTTCAGGCACATCAACAGATTGACCGGGCATTTCAGCAAACCGGCCAGCAGCCACGGGCCTTGCGGGAATGGCGCCGGGTGGCCGAGGAAGTCGACGGTCACACTGCGGCCGCCGTGCAGCGGCACGCGATCGCCGGCAATCGCCAGCCACTCGCCGCGCTCCAGCCGTTCGTGCAGTTGCAGCATGATCACCGGGTCGAGTTCGCTGACCTGAATCAGGCGCAGATTGGTCGCGCCGGCTTCACCGAGCAAGCGGTTGAATTGCTCGGCGTGCTTGGTGTGCACCAGCACGTTCATGGTGACTTTCTCGCCGATCTCGGCCAGTGCGCGACAGACTTCGAGATTGCCCAGGTGCGCGCCGACCAGCAGTTGTCCGCGACTGCCGCGCAACTGATTGCGCAGCAGCGCCGGGTCGATGATTTCGATCTGTTCGATACGGAGTTTGCCGTTCCACACGTCGAGCTTGTCGAGCATGGAGTCGGCGAAGGCCATGAACTGGCCGAACACCCGCCAATGTGTCGGGCGCAATTCCTCGCGCTGGCTCCATGCGGCCAGGCGCTGCTGGTATTGCCAGGCACTGCGCCGTGCGGTGCGGCCGAACAGGAAAAAGTACAGAACGATGCCGTACAGCAATGGGCTGAGCAGGCGTCGGCCAAGGACCTTGGCGGCGAACGCGGTGAATCTCATCAGCAGGAAACTGCCGCGCTCTTCGCGGTCAGCCCAGTGCTTCTTGTCGGCCTCGCCAGTCATGCGCGCCACCGCCGCCAGAGGATCACCGGGAAACGCAGCAACATGCCGAGAAACAGCCGCGTGTGCATGCTGGAAATCAGCGCGTTGTCGTGGAACAGACGGAAGTGCGACACGCCGTCCAGCGGGTAGTGCACGCTGGTTTGCAGCCAGCGCATCGGCTGATTGCGCCACGACAGGCGCACGAGAATGTCCGAGTCGAAATCCATGCGTTTGCCGACTTTCGCCGAGTCGATCACCGCCAGCGTTGGGGCCAGTGGATAGACGCGGAAACCGCACATCGAATCGCGGATCTGCAGCGACAGCGTGTTGATCCAGACCATGACGTGGGTCAGATAACGTGCGTACAAACGGCCTTTCGGCACGCTCTCGTCGAACAGCGGATAACCGCAGATCATCGCCTCGGGATGGGCGCGGGATTCATCGACGAAACGCGCCACGTCGTGCAAGTCGTGCTGGCCGTCGGCGTCGACCTGCAATGCATGGGTGAAGCCCAGCAGCGCGGCCTCGCGCAGACCAGTCATCACCGCGCCGCCCTTGCCTTGGTTGGCGGTGAGGCGTACCAGATGCACGTTGTCGCGCTCGGCCAGAGCGTCGAGGACCCTGGCGCAAGAGGGCTTGCTCGCATCGTCCACCAGAATGCACGGCAGGCCTTGCGCGAGCAGAGCATCGACCACAGTGCCGATGGCAGTTTCGTGGTTATAAACCGGGATCACTGCACAAGGATTATGCATACCGGTGATCCCTGCAGGAGCGAGCCTGCTCGCGATTGAGTGCGCAGCACTCACCAAGATCAATCATGCTCTGCACCCACAAGAATCCGCCCACTGGAGCAGGTTGCCGTGTCATTACGGTAAGCGAAATACAACTTGCGGCGCTCCGGATCGAAGCGCAGGTGCAACTGGATTTCATCGCCGGGGCGCACCAGTTGCTGGAACTTCAGCACTTCCATGCCGGCAAACGGGCCGGTCAGGTTGAGCAGTTGGCGACCGAGGTTCAGTGCCCATTCCACCTGCACCACGCCGGGCAGGACCGGGGCTTTGGGGAAGTGGCCGCTGAAGTAGGCCAGGTCCGGGGGCACGCTCAGTTGCAGGCTCCACTCGCCAGCGGTTTCGACTTGTTCCAGCACTTCGGGCGCTTTCGCTCGCGGTGCCATCAGCAGCGCTTCGATATCGGCCTGCGGCAGCTTGCCTTGGCTGTTCAACGGCAATTGCCGCACCAGTCGCCAGCGTCGTGGCAGCGCCAGGGCTTCGCAGTGTTGGCGCAAATGCTGGCGCAGGGTTTCGGTCAGGCTGCGGCGGCCGTGTTCACGCAAGGCAAACAGGCCCGACTCGCTGAGCACCAGCAACGCACCGAGGGAGGCGCGGTTTTCCTGCACTACGCCGAGACGTGCTTCGGCGACCCAGTCGTGGGCAACCAAGGCTTGTTCGAGCATCGGCAGCGAGATGCGTTTTTCTTCCAGTTTGATGATCCGGTCCAGCCGTCCGAGCAGTTCGAAGCGGCCATCGGCGGCGATGCGCGCGGCGTCAGCGGTGTGCTCGATGTGGCCTGCAGGCAGGTAGGGCGAAGCAACCAGCAGCGCACCGTCGCTATCCTGGCTCAGCTCGACACCGGCAAAGGGTTGCCACAGCGGTTGGCCCTGACGCCAGGCGATACCGCCGGTTTCCGAGCTGCCGAGGATTTCCGTCGGCCATTGCTGCAAGCGTTGTTGCAGGCTCTGCGCAGCTTCAAAGGGCAACGCGCCGCCGGAGGAAAACACCCGGCGCACGGCGCTCAGGGCTGGCCAGTCGAGGTTGTCGCCCATGCGTTTGAGCAACGCCGGGCTGGCGACCCAGGCGAAGGCTGGATGTTCGCGGCTGGCACGCTGCAAGTCTTCGGGGAACGCCAGTTGTTTGCGCACAAACGGGCGTCCGGCGCACAGCGGCCACAGCACCCGAAACAGCAAACCGTAAATATGCTGGGTGGCGACGCTGCCGATAATGCAGGCCTCACCGAGACCCGCGCCCCACAGTTGTTCCAGCGCTTCGACCTCGTTGGCCAGTTGGCGCAGGGTCTTGTCGATGCGTTTGGGCTCGCCGCTGGAGCCGGATGTGCACAGGCTCAGGCGACACTGGTCGAGGTCCAGTTCGGCGCCGGCTAGCGGCGGCTGCTGAACGTCGTTCAGTTGCGCATCATCGGCTTGATCGGTCAGCCACAGATCGACTTCAGCCGACCAGCGCTGGCGGGTTTGTGCTTGCAGATCCGAAGGCAGCAGAACACTCACGCCGGCACGCCATGCGCCCAGCAGAGCGATAGCCAGTTCGGCGGCATCTTCCAGGTGCACAGCCAGGCGTTTCACGCCTTGCGCTTGCAGACCGGCGGCAACGCTCAGGGCCTGTTCGCACAGTTGTGTGTGTTCGAGGGCCGGTGCGTGGCTGATGGCCCGCGCCGGCACAGGCTTGAGCAACAGCTGCTCAAGTTTTATCCAGTTCATGTACGGCCTCTTACCCGTTGTCGTATCAGCCATTCAATGGCAAACATCAGGCCGATCAATCCATAGGAGATCAGGCCGGTGTACAACATCCACCAATTCAGCGGCGCCCACAGGGTCAGCAGGGCGGCGCACAAACCGTTGCAGAAGAAAAACACGCTCCAGGCCACGGTGACCTTGCGCGTATAGCGAATCGCAATGGCCGGCAGCTCTGGCTCACGCAGGCGCGCCAGGCGCTCGACCATCGGTGGCCCGAATTTCAGGCTCAGGCTGAACAGCACCAGCATGAAGCCGCTGATCAGCACCGGGTACCAGCGCAGCAACAGCGGACTGTCGAACAGCGCCAGCAGCAGGCAGAACACAATGGCCACAGCGGCCATCCACAGGCTGCCGGGTTTGCGTTCGCCGGTCAGCGCCCGCGCCAGCCACAGGCTGCCCAGCAGCAGACCAAACTGCCACGGGGCAAAGTGCTCCATGCCGAAATACACCGCAAAGGGGTACAGCAGACCGGCCAGCAGCAGGCCGAGGCCGATCAGTCGGCTCATGCGGCCGGTTGAACCAAGCGGTAGACCGCCTCGACCACGTCACCGACAGTGCGCACCGATTTGAATTCGTCGGCGGCGATTTTGTAGCCGGTCTGGCGCTTGATGTGATCGATCAGATCGACCGCGTCGATGCTGTCGATTTCCAGATCCTGATACAGGTTGGACTCCAGGCTCACACGGGCCGGATCCAGTTCGAACAGCTCGACCAAGGCAGCGCGCAGGGTGTTGAAAATATCGTCACGAGTTTGCATGGTCCGGTCTCAAGCTGCCTGTTTTGCCGTGACGAATGCCGCAAGGCTGGCCACGTTGGTGAAATGGTTACGGGTGTCTTTGGCGTCGGCGTCGATTTTGATGCCGTATTTTTTCTGGATCGCCAGACCCAGTTCCAGCGCGTCGACGGAATCCAGGCCCAGGCCTTCGCCG encodes:
- a CDS encoding glycosyl transferase; this encodes MTGEADKKHWADREERGSFLLMRFTAFAAKVLGRRLLSPLLYGIVLYFFLFGRTARRSAWQYQQRLAAWSQREELRPTHWRVFGQFMAFADSMLDKLDVWNGKLRIEQIEIIDPALLRNQLRGSRGQLLVGAHLGNLEVCRALAEIGEKVTMNVLVHTKHAEQFNRLLGEAGATNLRLIQVSELDPVIMLQLHERLERGEWLAIAGDRVPLHGGRSVTVDFLGHPAPFPQGPWLLAGLLKCPVNLLMCLKQPDGHYRLTLEPFADAVVWKRSEREQVIHQWATRYAQRLSHYCLEAPQQWFNFYPFWKTDDHANP
- a CDS encoding outer membrane lipoprotein carrier protein LolA; the encoded protein is MNVLVKSLSVLVLLTMSALANAFDLQQLSAQLAKPDVIHGHFTQEKHLRALPQPLISKGSFVLAKNHGLLWLLKTPLQQDYRITAKGIARRDSNGWQLLPNKSAGAEQNRLFLAVLQGDSSGLQRDFELALSGDAQQWKLTLTPRSLLLKQVFNQINIDGGTLVQTIELLETQGDSTVLRMQDSTAGQPLSDAEQHDFAE
- a CDS encoding acyl carrier protein, producing the protein MQTRDDIFNTLRAALVELFELDPARVSLESNLYQDLEIDSIDAVDLIDHIKRQTGYKIAADEFKSVRTVGDVVEAVYRLVQPAA
- a CDS encoding MMPL family transporter, producing MTLPSERRLPWFFLILLLAVVALAGWQWRDGAPLSANLMELVPGTHPDALEQRAEQRMQEPLNREMLVLVGHADRQQAVAMAQTLGEQWQASGLFEKVQWNLQADLPALRTQLLQGRLAMLSADDRQLLIEHPDVFIQQRVQALFDPFSGFSLVPSQDDWLGLTGRIQNSQPQHGSVQLDIGSGALIADADGKSWVLLRARTTGNAFDMNLPLQVAALLQHSREQAAKSDVQLLAASGLLYAANGQQQATREMTWVGGGATVGILLLLLLAFRRWRVLLAFVPVLVGMLFGAVACVALFGHMHVMTLVLGSSLIGVAVDYPLHYLSKSWSLKPWRSWPALRLTLSGLTLSLITSAIGYLALAWTPFPALTQIAVFSAAGLLGAYLSAVCLLPALLKNVELRPAQWPLHLAERMVNLREKLLERVRTPVLLALLIAFCVGGLVQLQSKNDIRQWVGAPQHLTDEAQTIARITGYQPTSQFFLVRANNQQQLLERQAALSERLEQLVNLDKLQGYLALDQLVSPPNQQEQVRQALNKLPQYWQPLLDLGVPLAALQSELQQLQTVPAEDIDAALAGPLGEPYRTLWLGPSEDGVAAMTSLQGLNNPALLRVQALDLPGVVLVDRLGELNEVFAATQISAAELKLASCVLIVLVLMLPFGLGGALRIVALPLLAALCSLASLGWLGQPLTLFSLFGLLLVTAISVDYAILMREQVGGAAVSLLGTLLAAVTTWLSFGLLAVSSTPAVSNFGLSVSLGLAFSFMLAPWAGRHEHAATVAEPAT
- a CDS encoding glycosyltransferase family 2 protein, with the protein product MHNPCAVIPVYNHETAIGTVVDALLAQGLPCILVDDASKPSCARVLDALAERDNVHLVRLTANQGKGGAVMTGLREAALLGFTHALQVDADGQHDLHDVARFVDESRAHPEAMICGYPLFDESVPKGRLYARYLTHVMVWINTLSLQIRDSMCGFRVYPLAPTLAVIDSAKVGKRMDFDSDILVRLSWRNQPMRWLQTSVHYPLDGVSHFRLFHDNALISSMHTRLFLGMLLRFPVILWRRWRA
- a CDS encoding acyl-CoA thioesterase encodes the protein MRSAGVLHADTEILVPFFDIDTMHVVWHGHYVKYLEVARCALLDKIGHNYTHMVESGFAWPVIDLQLRYVRGAVFGQRLNVRASLVEWENRLKINYLITDLHSGERLTRASSVQVAVEVSSREMQLASPKVFTDAVERMLR
- a CDS encoding phosphopantetheine-binding protein gives rise to the protein MSDLNRDIKLLIIDALGLEDISVDDIGDEQTLFGEGLGLDSVDALELGLAIQKKYGIKIDADAKDTRNHFTNVASLAAFVTAKQAA
- a CDS encoding AMP-binding protein, which codes for MNWIKLEQLLLKPVPARAISHAPALEHTQLCEQALSVAAGLQAQGVKRLAVHLEDAAELAIALLGAWRAGVSVLLPSDLQAQTRQRWSAEVDLWLTDQADDAQLNDVQQPPLAGAELDLDQCRLSLCTSGSSGEPKRIDKTLRQLANEVEALEQLWGAGLGEACIIGSVATQHIYGLLFRVLWPLCAGRPFVRKQLAFPEDLQRASREHPAFAWVASPALLKRMGDNLDWPALSAVRRVFSSGGALPFEAAQSLQQRLQQWPTEILGSSETGGIAWRQGQPLWQPFAGVELSQDSDGALLVASPYLPAGHIEHTADAARIAADGRFELLGRLDRIIKLEEKRISLPMLEQALVAHDWVAEARLGVVQENRASLGALLVLSESGLFALREHGRRSLTETLRQHLRQHCEALALPRRWRLVRQLPLNSQGKLPQADIEALLMAPRAKAPEVLEQVETAGEWSLQLSVPPDLAYFSGHFPKAPVLPGVVQVEWALNLGRQLLNLTGPFAGMEVLKFQQLVRPGDEIQLHLRFDPERRKLYFAYRNDTATCSSGRILVGAEHD
- the hutH gene encoding histidine ammonia-lyase translates to MTTPTHEPVTFGERPLRIEDVLALANRQAPVQLQSDADYRERIAKGARFLDSLLDKEGVIYGVTTGYGDSCVVAVPLHHVEALPRHLYTFHGCGLGKLLDAQATRAVLAARLQSLCHGVSGVRVELLERLHAFLEYDILPLIPEEGSVGASGDLTPLSYVAATLSGEREVMFRGERRQAADVHRELGWTPLVLRPKEALALMNGTAVMTGLACLAFARADYLLQLATRITALNVVALQGNPEHFDERLFAAKPHPGQMQVAAWLRKDLAIDAPTAPLHRLQDRYSLRCAPHVLGVLADSLNWLRSFIETELNSANDNPIIDAEAERVLHGGHFYGGHIAFAMDSLKNLVANVADLLDRQLALLVDERYNHGLPSNLSGAPADRAMINHGFKAVQIGTSAWTAEALKNTMPASVFSRSTECHNQDKVSMGTIAARDAIRVLELTEQVAAATLLAANQGVWLRAQAEDARPLPPSLAAMHAELAKDFPPVIEDRALEGELRLCLQRIAAQHWRLHA
- a CDS encoding sodium:proton antiporter; translation: MVLGFWVLAMALFAVATRIGRHFGLIPIVSQLLLASFGLPLLMYFWIEPGWQLSGAELIAPDWLKNLYSLSFALLLGHILSDVIDLKLDRQSVKIAVPSFVVPFACGLAAAYWLLPAQPWLNSLAVGLVFAITAIPVLYLYLRHIDYPPAATRRLVQTAILIDLTCWTLFGLAQGSLHLSSLLLPLGLACVPLLLNLLRVRRPLTYSLGFFALLVMAEHYKLNALIFGIGYLLCMAALKVPLVLPLPARWMSRLQTWLAIPLILTFGIVQIDVHSALSSLGPLQWAALLLLPIASKLLGNWLGLGWAGASFEGASRWRESVLLNIRGLSEIVFLNLLLQQQLITPALYFALMLMGLIATLLPALIGLHRAPLNLQHPLPRSSRANR